The following proteins come from a genomic window of Elgaria multicarinata webbii isolate HBS135686 ecotype San Diego chromosome 10, rElgMul1.1.pri, whole genome shotgun sequence:
- the LOC134405202 gene encoding uncharacterized protein LOC134405202, with the protein MASSYKRPSLGTSQRRKSGLKHELSEEQKQEVREAFDLFDTDGSGNIDVKELKVAMRALGFEPKKEEIRTMIADTGKEGSSVITFEDFLTMMTQKMSEKDSKEEILKAFRLFDDDGTGKISFKNLKRVSKELGENLTDEELQEMIDEADRDGDGEINEQEFLRIMKKTSLY; encoded by the exons ATG GCATCCAGTTATAAAAGACCAAGCTTGGGCACTTCCCAACGGAGGAAAAGTGGACTGAAACATGAATTGTCAGAAGAGCAAAAGCAGGAGGTCAGAGAAGCTTTTGATTTGTTTGATACTGATGGATCTGGCAACATTGATGTTAAAGAACTGAag GTTGCAATGCGTGCTCTTGGCTTTGAGCCGAAGAAAGAAGAAATTAGAACCATGATAGCAGATACTGGAAAAGAGGGAAGCAGTGTCATAACTTTTGAAGATTTTTTGACTATGATGACCCAAAAAATG AGTGAAAAGGATAGCAAAGAAGAAATCTTGAAGGCTTTCCGATTGTTTGATGATGATGGCACAGgcaagatttcttttaaaaacctgaaGAGAGTTTCCAAGGAACTTGGAGAAAATCTAACAGATGAAGAATTGCAG gaaaTGATAGATGAAGCTGATCGTGATGGAGATGGAGAAATAAATGAGCAAGAATTCTTGAGAATCATGAAAAAGACCAGTCTATATTAA
- the BBS12 gene encoding Bardet-Biedl syndrome 12 protein, whose product MAFRNMNRKRHIGLQQLSALAATGRTLLGPVKSSKFIVDESAPGGVLICSAVRLLESLDLSSAAGQLLNEAVQAQDKEYKTGANTLLFLVSTWSNAVLECLQQDVPLSVMVAVMSEALNACIEQMHCIALSLHNIQQRLDDDIPIEHGKIPVDIGLGTSGRQIIEIKTPGIKSNNSVLTPLDHPYEYGQESEGKSEGPTMYPGAFGTGSTADSEAKSVHTSCKTVIQKNCILQTSPLGVSNHNKKSKLTYSRYFSSERKSHSLQQTDQLDKCRKHPDGLKDLTQLAMSLSHGNWPAMKLVQDVLRWQLQTANKMADTHPFHFNISEVVTCCLPGMAESHACVRPGYITLVSPEKAAVAKCCQNRSLRIILADGDLTETYRHLGFNKSQNVRTFLESTSYPDNSSSSWVDCMLDILVQSGVNLVLVQGNVCKSLEERCLLNNIVIINQVAQSVLGAFSDITGASRVSYLSQVNERCIGKGICMNLYGTPELSWVELDGRMPVALTAKGIRLVTVVLSCPVIAKMQATEDCFWTCAYRVHHALLDQAVFPGGGAVEFLCLSYLESLGEASKHSSGEFHVASSWLAASSEQYKPLALQALARGWHQYLCTVLCNTADYTSEFEAGIFIQQHLRKAARCGSPSAYILDEFKKGKMGVASIEQVVTSDKALKVCDNVTAKMEAWRRALDVVLLVLQTDAEIITGPERDQLLKSQVSSEFLFL is encoded by the coding sequence ATGGCTTTCAGAAACATGAACAGAAAAAGGCATATTGGACTGCAACAGCTTTCGGCTTTGGCTGCTACTGGAAGGACCCTTTTAGGACCAGTGAAATCATCCAAATTTATTGTTGATGAAAGTGCTCCTGGTGGTGTGTTGATTTGCTCTGCAGTGAGACTTCTTGAAAGCTTGGATTTAAGTAGTGCAGCAGGACAACTTCTTAACGAAGCCGTCCAGGCACAGGACAAGGAATATAAAACTGGGGCAAATACCCTATTGTTTCTTGTTAGCACTTGGAGCAATGCTGTACTTGAATGCCTTCAGCAAGATGTTCCCCTTTCAGTAATGGTAGCTGTGATGTCTGAAGCGCTGAACGCTTGCATTGAACaaatgcattgcattgcattatcATTACACAATATACAGCAAAGGCTggatgatgatattcctatagaACATGGCAAGATCCCTGTTGACATTGGTttgggcacatctggaaggcagattATTGAAATTAAAACCCCAGGTATCAAATCTAACAACAGTGTTTTAACCCCACTTGACCATCCTTATGAATATGGACAAGAATCAGAAGGAAAATCAGAAGGTCCTACCATGTATCCAGGGGCATTTGGAACAGGCAGCACAGCAGATTCGGAAGCTAAATCAGTGCATACCAGTTGCAAAACTGTGATTCAGAAAAACTGCATTTTGCAAACCTCTCCTTTAGGTGTATCAAACCATaacaaaaaatcaaaattaacCTACAGTAGGTACTTTAGCAGTGAAAGGAAAAGTCATTCACTGCAGCAAACAGATCAGCTAGATAAATGTAGAAAACATCCTGATGGCCTCAAAGATTTGACACAGCTAGCAATGTCTCTTAGCCATGGAAACTGGCCTGCCATGAAACTAGTGCAGGACGTTCTCCGTTGGCAGCTGCAGactgcaaacaaaatggcagacaccCATCCGTTCCATTTTAATATTTCGGAAGTTGTGACGTGTTGTTTACCAGGCATGGCAGAAAGTCATGCTTGTGTTCGCCCTGGGTACATCACTTTAGTATCCCCAGAGAAAGCTGCTGTTGCAAAGTGCTGTCAGAATAGATCTCTTCGTATTATTCTTGCAGATGGTGACCTAACTGAAACCTATCGCCACTTGGGGTTTAACAAGTCACAGAATGTGAGGACGTTCTTAGAAAGCACATCTTATCCAGACAACAGCTCAAGCTCTTGGGTTGACTGTATGTTGGATATTCTGGTTCAGTCTGGGGTAAATTTAGTTTTGGTGCAAGGCAACGTATGTAAAAGTTTAGAAGAAAGATGTCTGCTGAATAACATCGTGATAATTAATCAGGTAGCGCAGAGTGTGTTGGGGGCTTTTAGTGATATTACAGGAGCATCAAGAGTGAGTTATCTCAGTCAGGTGAACGAACGCTGTATTGGCAAAGGCATCTGTATGAACCTCTATGGAACTCCAGAGTTAAGTTGGGTGGAATTGGATGGCCGAATGCCAGTGGCTTTAACAGCAAAAGGAATCCGCCTGGTAACTGTTGTGCTTAGTTGCCCAGTCATAGCCAAGATGCAAGCCACTGAAGATTGCTTTTGGACCTGTGCTTATCGGGTGCATCATGCCCTTCTGGATCAAGCAGTCTTTCCAGGAGGTGGTGCTGTTGAGTTCCTGTGTCTCAGTTACCTTGAGAGCCTGGGTGAAGCATCCAAACATTCCTCCGGAGAGTTTCATGTGGCCTCCTCTTGGCTTGCAGCATCTTCAGAACAGTATAAACCTCTGGCACTTCAGGCGTTGGCACGTGGCTGGCACCAGTACCTTTGTACAGTTTTATGCAACACTGCAGACTATACGTCGGAGTTTGAAGCTGGCATCTTCATTCAGCAACATCTCAGAAAAGCAGCAAGGTGTGGCTCACCATCGGCCTACATACTGGATGAGTTTAAGAAGGGGAAGATGGGAGTAGCAAGCATTGAACAAGTCGTGACATCTGACAAGGCTCTCAAAGTGTGTGACAACGTTACAGCTAAGATGGAAGCGTGGCGTAGAGCACTGGATGTGGTGCTGTTAGTGCTTCAGACGGATGCTGAAATTATCACAGGCCCTGAGAGGGATCAGTTGCTGAAATCCCAGGTCTCAAGCGAGTTCCTGTTTTTATAG